In the Chroococcidiopsis sp. SAG 2025 genome, one interval contains:
- a CDS encoding DUF790 family protein, with the protein MLPTDLLMHRQNGEEITPKRLKIDKHNLEIATDIITTFQENLGNIQAELDRQLQELEGDSPDYRLKRGLAYLLRSGFCEFEIVSPLEPPMLRERVFALAAQSSPSPQQSHQVLEQLALQLSRELDKEVFPEQIRTGLYADLAENRIMTRFEPPTPEALLHRYNLSQVQGVFYRASHLTLNAHRNVPGEYKLLFRYLKLFQLMAYIEGDADHGFTITVDGPASLFNPSTRYGLAIAKLIPALLHVTKWSLSAILQTRDFYTNNWKTGRFTLNSECGLVSHYPPGKPYDSMLEAAFVERWNATKTEWVLEREVDLIPIPGSVMIPDFRLVNPDGRVFLLEIVGYWRPEYLQKKFSQVRRAQSDNLILAISERLNLEKAGVKMNDVPAKIVWFKDKLLPRDVLKVMD; encoded by the coding sequence ATGCTTCCAACCGACTTACTCATGCACCGCCAAAATGGGGAAGAAATCACCCCAAAGCGACTCAAAATAGACAAACACAACCTAGAAATCGCCACTGATATTATTACCACATTCCAAGAAAATCTCGGTAACATCCAAGCAGAACTCGACCGACAACTACAAGAACTCGAAGGAGATAGCCCCGATTATCGCCTCAAACGTGGCTTAGCATATCTCCTGCGCAGTGGCTTCTGCGAATTTGAAATTGTCAGCCCCCTAGAACCACCAATGCTGCGCGAACGAGTCTTCGCTCTTGCAGCACAATCGTCTCCCAGCCCCCAGCAGAGCCACCAAGTATTGGAACAGTTAGCATTACAACTCAGCCGCGAATTAGACAAAGAAGTTTTCCCCGAACAAATTCGCACGGGTTTGTATGCAGACTTAGCAGAAAATCGCATCATGACGCGGTTCGAGCCGCCAACACCAGAAGCGCTACTGCACCGCTACAATTTATCCCAAGTTCAAGGGGTATTTTATCGCGCCAGCCACCTAACTCTCAACGCTCATCGCAACGTCCCAGGAGAATATAAGCTGTTATTTCGCTATCTCAAATTATTTCAATTAATGGCATATATCGAAGGAGATGCCGACCACGGATTTACAATTACGGTTGATGGTCCAGCGAGTTTATTTAATCCTAGTACGAGATATGGGCTGGCGATCGCTAAACTTATTCCGGCTTTACTTCACGTCACTAAATGGAGTTTGAGCGCAATTTTACAAACCCGCGATTTCTACACTAATAACTGGAAAACAGGACGATTTACGCTAAATTCTGAGTGCGGTTTAGTCTCTCATTATCCGCCAGGTAAGCCTTATGACAGTATGCTAGAAGCGGCTTTTGTCGAGCGTTGGAATGCCACAAAAACCGAATGGGTACTAGAGCGAGAAGTCGATCTAATTCCAATTCCTGGTAGCGTCATGATTCCTGATTTTCGTTTGGTAAATCCCGACGGGCGAGTATTTTTGTTAGAAATTGTCGGTTATTGGCGACCGGAATATTTGCAAAAGAAATTTTCTCAAGTTCGTCGCGCTCAATCGGATAATTTGATTTTGGCAATTTCCGAGCGATTGAATTTAGAAAAAGCAGGTGTCAAAATGAATGACGTGCCAGCTAAGATTGTTTGGTTTAAAGATAAGCTCTTGCCAAGAGATGTGTTGAAGGTAATGGATTAA
- a CDS encoding Uma2 family endonuclease has product MSLAKDLETPDFEPEDVIFPPGDLWSDEPPLESELHLRQLLLLIECLELWWKDRQDFYAFGNLTIYYSPRQLKSEQFRGPDFFVVLGTERKPRKSWVVWQEDGKYPNVIVEVLSDTTAKTDRGLKKQIYQDTFRTPEYFWFDPKSFEFKGFQLVGGQYQELQPNPQGWLWSQQLELYLGISEEKLRFFTPDGQLIPTPQEVAIAEQQQRELAQQQAQAAQQQAQAAQQQAQAALQQATELESMLARYRERFGELLD; this is encoded by the coding sequence ATGTCCCTGGCAAAAGACTTAGAAACTCCAGACTTTGAACCAGAAGATGTTATCTTTCCTCCTGGGGACTTATGGAGTGACGAACCGCCTTTGGAAAGCGAACTACATTTACGCCAACTGCTACTGCTAATTGAATGCTTGGAATTGTGGTGGAAAGACCGTCAAGATTTTTATGCTTTTGGTAATCTCACCATATATTACAGTCCTCGCCAACTCAAATCAGAACAGTTTCGAGGTCCAGATTTCTTTGTCGTGTTAGGTACTGAACGTAAACCACGCAAAAGCTGGGTTGTTTGGCAAGAGGATGGTAAGTATCCGAACGTCATCGTAGAAGTTCTCTCCGATACAACCGCTAAAACTGACAGGGGTTTAAAAAAACAAATTTACCAAGATACTTTCCGCACCCCAGAATATTTCTGGTTCGACCCAAAAAGTTTTGAATTCAAAGGCTTTCAATTGGTTGGAGGTCAATACCAAGAATTACAGCCAAATCCTCAAGGTTGGTTGTGGAGTCAGCAACTAGAGTTGTATTTAGGGATTTCTGAAGAAAAGTTACGGTTTTTTACTCCTGATGGTCAATTAATCCCGACTCCGCAAGAAGTTGCGATCGCAGAACAGCAGCAAAGAGAGTTAGCACAACAGCAAGCACAAGCAGCGCAGCAACAAGCGCAAGCAGCACAGCAACAGGCGCAAGCAGCGCTTCAACAGGCAACAGAGTTAGAGTCTATGTTGGCACGCTATCGCGAACGTTTCGGTGAATTGCTTGATTAA
- a CDS encoding phosphate ABC transporter substrate-binding/OmpA family protein produces the protein MSILSLLLGGSLFFWRSQSVSTQSFQRLGDKGNSKTITILGDTFSGYSTFRSNRLRQALKEFQIEAHYKDEFNQARRARLLNEGQADFLVTTLDQFLKQKPQGKIVGLINYTMGGDAVVLNTKQYPNLRSLQALNQLVQQRRSQNQLGIIFAGDSPSEYLGLLLDAKFEAFRLLDFQTIKVVDAADAWKQLQSNSNLAAAILWEPFVTKARQQGYTVVLSSRDTPGAIVDVIVAGDRILQSQPEKISAFLETYYRLIDTSTSDRLLLQNQIARDGNLSASDATTVMQGIDFFTSVEAKNWMRDGTLEKRINSTAAVLTLTGRMEQVPPTPQNLFTYQFLDRAASHTQKLISSIRSDNPKLADSLLEGVANDTNSEFENTSNLGNLRVQGDIEFQFGSTTLTQKGKQTLDRLAKQIAEFNSQTVAIRVIGHTSRKGLADLNQKLSQQRAQEVVNYLKQRGLQHKMFAVGKGFSQLRGDISPYDNRNQRTEIQLLRLRS, from the coding sequence GTGTCAATACTATCACTGCTACTGGGAGGAAGCTTATTCTTTTGGCGCAGTCAAAGCGTCAGCACTCAAAGTTTTCAGCGGTTAGGAGATAAGGGTAACTCAAAAACAATCACAATTTTGGGCGACACATTTAGCGGCTACAGTACTTTTCGGAGCAATCGATTGCGGCAAGCACTCAAAGAATTTCAAATTGAAGCGCACTATAAAGATGAATTTAATCAAGCTCGACGCGCTCGACTTTTAAATGAAGGACAAGCCGATTTCTTAGTCACAACTCTAGATCAGTTTTTGAAACAAAAACCCCAAGGGAAAATAGTTGGTTTGATTAACTACACAATGGGAGGTGATGCGGTTGTTTTAAACACGAAACAATATCCTAACCTCAGATCGCTCCAAGCTCTGAACCAATTAGTACAGCAGAGGCGATCGCAGAACCAGTTAGGCATTATTTTTGCTGGCGATTCTCCCAGTGAATATCTAGGTTTGTTGCTAGATGCTAAATTTGAAGCATTTAGGTTATTAGATTTTCAAACAATAAAAGTAGTCGATGCTGCTGATGCCTGGAAGCAATTGCAATCTAATTCAAATCTAGCAGCAGCTATACTTTGGGAACCTTTTGTCACGAAAGCTCGGCAACAAGGATATACAGTAGTCTTATCAAGTCGAGATACTCCAGGTGCAATTGTCGATGTTATTGTTGCTGGCGATCGCATTCTCCAATCGCAACCTGAAAAAATCTCAGCTTTTTTAGAAACTTATTATCGTTTAATTGATACATCTACTAGCGATCGTCTGTTGTTACAAAATCAAATCGCTCGGGATGGTAATTTATCAGCTAGCGATGCAACAACAGTCATGCAAGGAATTGATTTTTTTACATCAGTTGAGGCGAAAAACTGGATGAGGGATGGCACGCTAGAGAAAAGAATAAATTCTACAGCTGCGGTGTTGACGCTAACAGGTAGGATGGAACAAGTACCTCCAACTCCTCAAAACTTATTTACTTACCAGTTCCTTGATCGCGCCGCTAGTCATACCCAGAAGCTCATTAGTTCGATCCGCTCTGACAATCCAAAACTAGCTGATAGTCTACTAGAAGGAGTAGCGAACGATACTAATTCTGAATTTGAAAATACCTCTAATCTGGGAAATTTGCGCGTACAGGGAGACATAGAGTTTCAATTTGGCTCGACTACACTAACTCAGAAAGGTAAGCAAACACTCGATAGATTAGCTAAGCAAATAGCCGAGTTTAATTCGCAGACTGTAGCTATAAGAGTCATCGGTCATACTTCTAGAAAAGGATTAGCCGATTTAAACCAAAAATTAAGCCAGCAAAGAGCGCAAGAAGTTGTTAATTATCTCAAACAACGCGGTCTGCAACATAAAATGTTTGCAGTAGGAAAAGGCTTTAGCCAGCTCAGAGGGGATATTTCTCCCTACGATAATCGGAACCAACGAACAGAGATTCAATTATTGCGATTGAGGAGTTAA
- a CDS encoding DEAD/DEAH box helicase family protein codes for MPRTPTLSFDRGTLILHPPPRGKSWVDYATWDDRVEKFRIPAIQYRQVVEALQAEGSYFSDEAKAFEPLELSPSMEMEPYPHQSEALAAWKLAGRRGVVVLPTAAGKTYLAQLAMQATPRSTLIVVPTLDLMHQWYAHLTAAFPDVEVGLLGGGSRDRTPILVSTYDSAAIHAEALGNRYALLIFDECHHLPTDFNRVIAEYAIAPYRLGLTATPERTDGKHSDLNLLIGQEIYRKTAADLAGKALAEHEVVQIKVKLSQHERDRYNQLIQTRNDFLREAKISLGSLKGWQLFVQASARSAAGRRAMLAHRQAKEIALGTDGKIRILADLLAEHYPERTLIFTADNATVYRISQEFLIPAITHQTPVKERHEVLTKFREGEYKTLIASHVLNEGVDVPAARIAIILSGTGSAREYIQRLGRILRKGKDKDKFALMYEVVAEDTSEERTSVRRRGVKRSEE; via the coding sequence ATGCCTCGTACTCCTACTCTATCGTTCGATCGCGGTACGTTAATTTTGCACCCACCACCCAGAGGTAAATCGTGGGTGGACTATGCGACGTGGGATGACAGGGTAGAAAAATTTCGCATTCCTGCCATTCAATATCGCCAAGTTGTAGAAGCACTACAAGCAGAAGGAAGTTACTTTAGCGATGAAGCTAAAGCCTTTGAACCGCTAGAACTATCTCCTAGCATGGAAATGGAGCCATATCCGCATCAAAGCGAGGCATTGGCAGCCTGGAAACTAGCCGGACGTAGGGGAGTCGTGGTGTTACCGACAGCAGCGGGGAAGACTTATCTAGCGCAGTTGGCGATGCAAGCCACTCCCCGCAGCACGTTGATCGTCGTGCCAACTTTGGATTTGATGCACCAGTGGTACGCCCACCTAACAGCTGCATTTCCCGATGTTGAAGTGGGATTATTGGGGGGTGGTTCCCGCGATCGCACGCCCATATTAGTATCGACATACGATAGTGCGGCAATCCATGCTGAAGCATTAGGCAACCGTTACGCGCTATTGATCTTTGACGAATGCCATCACTTACCCACAGATTTTAATCGCGTCATTGCCGAATACGCGATCGCGCCTTATCGTCTCGGACTGACTGCAACTCCAGAACGCACCGATGGCAAACACTCAGACTTAAATCTGCTCATCGGACAAGAAATCTATCGCAAAACCGCCGCCGATTTAGCGGGTAAAGCGCTGGCAGAACACGAAGTCGTACAGATTAAAGTCAAACTATCACAACACGAACGCGATCGCTACAACCAACTGATTCAAACCCGTAACGACTTTCTCCGCGAAGCCAAAATCTCTCTCGGTAGCCTCAAAGGATGGCAATTATTCGTCCAAGCCAGCGCCAGATCCGCCGCCGGACGCAGAGCCATGCTCGCACACCGTCAAGCCAAAGAAATTGCTTTAGGCACGGATGGCAAAATCAGAATTCTCGCCGACTTATTAGCAGAACACTATCCAGAAAGAACGCTAATTTTCACTGCCGACAACGCCACAGTCTACCGCATATCGCAAGAATTTCTCATTCCCGCCATCACCCACCAAACCCCCGTCAAAGAACGCCACGAAGTTTTAACTAAATTTCGGGAAGGGGAATACAAAACCCTCATCGCCTCCCACGTCCTCAACGAAGGTGTAGACGTACCAGCCGCCAGAATTGCCATTATTTTATCCGGTACAGGCTCAGCACGGGAATACATTCAACGCTTGGGGCGAATTCTACGTAAAGGTAAAGACAAAGACAAATTTGCCCTAATGTATGAAGTCGTAGCCGAAGACACCAGCGAAGAAAGGACTTCCGTGAGGAGACGAGGAGTTAAGAGGAGTGAGGAGTGA
- a CDS encoding DUF3134 domain-containing protein, giving the protein MHNSPLREEPREQPARVIPLKQESSLIDWLQSNGRLIPRDGVQEPDLLTEVEDGDSSLDLLEGDDVGDFYDDDDDLGDIDEADDA; this is encoded by the coding sequence ATGCACAACTCTCCGCTTAGAGAAGAACCACGGGAACAGCCAGCTCGTGTCATTCCTTTAAAACAAGAATCGTCACTAATTGACTGGTTGCAATCTAACGGTCGGTTGATCCCCCGCGATGGCGTTCAGGAACCAGATCTGCTAACCGAAGTGGAAGACGGCGACTCTTCTCTCGACTTGCTTGAAGGTGATGATGTTGGCGATTTCTACGATGATGACGATGATTTAGGAGATATTGATGAAGCTGATGATGCGTAG
- a CDS encoding CHASE domain-containing protein yields the protein MKANLFGRYLQPRRSWIPYFVLTISLLFTTAATYYVSSTVQNKERLQFENDVQTTQAKIQDRIEAYITLLRAGSGLFAASEAVTPQEFRAFVNRTKLRGSYPGIQGIGYSARVPAAAKDAFVTQMRQQGIANFNIRPNYPRSEYHAIIYLEPQDRRNRVAVGYDMFSEPVRRAAMERARDTGIPAASGKVTLVQEIDKHKQAGFLIYVPVYRGGNIPATKTQRQTELMGFIYSPFRADDLINGIFGDEDRLVNFEIYDSNNVSSANLLHSSRSHTLNNRYQPQFQTNKKIDLGGRTWSLVFTSRPELELASEINLAPFVAFTGVAMSMILFAMTHSLSSSRKAAERSAAALTESEKRFRRLVESNIFGVAFGNFQGKIHYANDYFLQLIGYEREDLLAGRLHWDSLTPAEFLPLDLQAAEELKKHGIAAPFEKQYIRKDGTRVPILIGGALLADTNTPQPEIIDFILDLSDRKAAQEALRWSEERYRSLVEATTNIIWDTQAEGEVVTELPGWSAFTGQKFEEYQGWGWIAAIHPEDRDRTAQAWLKALAHRSVYEMEHRVRRYDGEYRYMNARGVPVLETDGSVREWIGVHTDITERKQAEVERERLLQREKVAREEAETANRIKDEFLATLSHELRTPLNAMLGWTQLLRNRKFNEETTARALETIDRNTKSLAQLIEDILDMSRIVTGKLHLEIHTIDIAPVIVAAIETVLPAATAKNIQIESKLDSSVRPVMGDANRLQQVFWNLLANAVKFTPRDGRIEVRLFQFDSQVQVQVADNGQGISPEFLPHVFDRFLQVDSTTTREYGGLGLGLSIVRHLVELHGGTVGAESAGLGKGATFTVALPIRAVDYNLDEPELPQSQKEETAIAPPSLEGLRIVVVDDEADARDLLNTVLTQYGAKVVTRETARETIEAIAQFQPHVLVSDIGMPEEDGYALIHRLRQLPPEQGGQIPAIALTAYARSEDRDRAIDAGFQRHIAKPVNPDKLAAVVSELAGKVS from the coding sequence ATGAAAGCGAACTTATTTGGGAGGTATCTACAACCACGTCGAAGCTGGATTCCCTATTTTGTTTTGACGATCTCGCTCTTATTTACTACGGCAGCTACTTATTATGTATCGAGTACGGTTCAAAATAAAGAGCGGTTGCAGTTTGAAAATGATGTCCAAACAACTCAAGCCAAGATTCAAGATCGGATTGAGGCTTACATAACTCTATTACGGGCAGGAAGCGGTCTATTTGCCGCGAGTGAAGCAGTAACACCGCAAGAATTTCGAGCTTTTGTCAATCGGACGAAATTGCGCGGTAGCTATCCTGGGATTCAAGGAATTGGCTATTCGGCGCGAGTGCCAGCAGCAGCGAAAGATGCGTTTGTCACCCAGATGCGGCAACAGGGAATCGCTAATTTCAATATCCGCCCCAACTATCCTCGTTCGGAATATCACGCCATTATCTATCTAGAACCACAAGATCGTCGCAACCGAGTTGCAGTTGGTTACGATATGTTCTCCGAGCCAGTGCGCCGCGCTGCGATGGAACGCGCCCGCGATACTGGTATTCCCGCTGCTTCAGGTAAAGTAACTTTAGTTCAAGAAATTGACAAACACAAGCAAGCGGGTTTTCTAATCTACGTTCCGGTTTACCGTGGTGGTAATATTCCCGCCACAAAAACGCAAAGGCAAACAGAGTTAATGGGTTTTATTTACAGTCCTTTTCGGGCTGACGATCTGATTAATGGTATTTTTGGCGATGAAGACCGCTTGGTGAATTTTGAAATTTACGATAGTAACAACGTCAGCTCGGCAAATCTGCTACACTCATCCAGATCTCATACGCTAAATAACCGCTATCAGCCGCAATTTCAGACTAACAAAAAGATCGATCTTGGCGGACGTACTTGGAGTTTAGTTTTTACCTCTCGCCCTGAATTAGAACTGGCTTCAGAAATCAATCTCGCGCCTTTCGTCGCCTTTACCGGAGTGGCAATGAGTATGATTCTATTTGCCATGACGCACTCGCTCTCTTCGTCGCGTAAAGCCGCCGAGCGATCGGCAGCAGCTCTGACAGAAAGTGAAAAGCGGTTTCGACGTTTGGTAGAGTCAAATATTTTTGGCGTTGCCTTTGGGAACTTTCAGGGAAAAATTCATTACGCAAACGACTATTTTCTCCAACTCATAGGTTACGAGCGAGAAGATTTGCTGGCAGGAAGATTGCATTGGGACAGTTTAACTCCTGCGGAGTTTCTTCCTTTAGATCTTCAAGCAGCTGAAGAACTGAAAAAACACGGAATTGCAGCTCCATTTGAGAAACAATATATCCGTAAAGATGGTACGCGAGTCCCAATTCTAATTGGTGGAGCTTTGTTAGCAGATACAAATACGCCTCAACCGGAAATTATCGACTTTATTCTAGATTTGAGCGATCGCAAAGCCGCACAGGAAGCTCTACGTTGGAGTGAAGAACGTTATCGTTCTTTGGTAGAAGCGACGACAAACATTATTTGGGATACTCAAGCAGAAGGGGAAGTCGTTACCGAACTGCCTGGATGGAGTGCTTTTACCGGACAAAAGTTTGAAGAGTATCAAGGATGGGGGTGGATTGCCGCCATTCATCCAGAAGATCGCGATCGCACTGCGCAAGCATGGTTAAAAGCTCTGGCTCATCGCAGCGTGTACGAGATGGAGCATCGGGTGCGGCGCTACGACGGCGAGTATAGGTATATGAATGCCCGTGGCGTGCCAGTTTTAGAAACAGATGGTAGCGTGAGGGAATGGATCGGCGTTCATACGGACATTACGGAACGCAAGCAAGCGGAAGTAGAACGAGAACGATTGTTACAACGGGAAAAGGTAGCTCGCGAAGAAGCAGAAACAGCCAATCGAATCAAGGACGAGTTTTTGGCTACTCTATCTCACGAATTACGCACGCCTTTAAATGCAATGCTGGGGTGGACGCAGTTACTTCGTAACCGCAAGTTTAATGAAGAGACGACAGCACGCGCTTTAGAGACTATCGATCGCAATACAAAATCTCTGGCGCAGTTGATCGAAGATATTTTAGATATGTCGCGGATCGTTACGGGAAAGCTGCATTTAGAGATTCACACGATAGACATTGCACCAGTTATCGTTGCCGCGATTGAAACCGTCTTACCCGCAGCAACAGCCAAAAACATTCAGATTGAATCGAAATTAGATTCTAGCGTTAGACCAGTCATGGGAGATGCCAACCGCTTGCAGCAAGTCTTCTGGAATTTGCTTGCTAATGCCGTTAAATTTACTCCCAGAGACGGACGAATTGAAGTGCGTTTATTTCAGTTTGATTCTCAAGTACAAGTACAAGTCGCTGATAACGGACAAGGTATTAGTCCCGAGTTTTTACCCCACGTCTTCGATCGCTTCTTGCAAGTAGACAGCACTACGACCAGAGAGTATGGTGGTTTAGGACTGGGTTTATCGATCGTGCGTCATTTGGTAGAACTGCATGGTGGTACGGTAGGAGCTGAAAGTGCAGGATTGGGTAAAGGGGCTACATTTACCGTAGCTCTGCCAATTCGCGCCGTAGATTACAATCTGGATGAGCCAGAGCTACCTCAGAGCCAAAAAGAAGAAACTGCGATCGCGCCTCCATCCCTAGAAGGTTTACGGATTGTTGTCGTCGATGATGAAGCCGATGCCAGAGACTTACTCAATACAGTTTTGACCCAGTATGGAGCTAAAGTCGTGACTCGTGAAACTGCCCGGGAGACAATTGAGGCGATCGCCCAGTTTCAGCCGCACGTCCTCGTCAGCGATATTGGAATGCCAGAAGAGGATGGATATGCTTTGATTCATCGCTTGCGACAACTACCACCAGAACAAGGCGGACAAATTCCTGCGATCGCACTTACAGCCTATGCTAGATCGGAAGACCGCGATCGAGCTATAGACGCAGGTTTTCAACGCCACATTGCCAAGCCAGTCAATCCCGATAAATTAGCTGCGGTTGTGAGTGAATTAGCTGGGAAAGTCAGTTGA
- a CDS encoding pentapeptide repeat-containing protein, whose translation MKLAMLSTTVAIAALSIATPVRAENPTHVRQLLATGECPSCDLSGANLSGAHLIGADLRNANLSGANLTNANLEGADLEGANLQKANLQKVLASDTSLIDANLKGANFQQAQLASTVFDGAVVTGANFQGAKLYTANFDNQ comes from the coding sequence ATGAAACTAGCAATGCTCTCTACTACGGTTGCGATCGCTGCTCTTTCGATTGCGACTCCTGTACGGGCAGAAAACCCCACCCATGTCAGACAATTACTGGCAACTGGAGAATGCCCGAGTTGCGATCTTTCTGGGGCAAATTTGAGTGGCGCTCATTTAATTGGTGCGGATTTGCGAAATGCAAATTTATCAGGTGCTAACCTAACAAATGCTAATTTAGAAGGTGCAGATTTAGAGGGTGCTAACCTACAAAAAGCTAATTTGCAGAAAGTTTTGGCTAGCGACACAAGTTTGATTGATGCAAATTTAAAAGGTGCTAATTTTCAACAAGCACAATTAGCAAGCACTGTTTTTGATGGGGCAGTTGTAACTGGTGCGAATTTCCAAGGCGCGAAGCTTTACACGGCAAATTTTGATAATCAGTGA
- a CDS encoding PLP-dependent aminotransferase family protein, producing the protein MKIILNRHSPQPLYLQIRDYLSRLIQSGKLASGEKLPSIRNLAASIGVNKLTIVEAYGVLEADGLIQSRPGAGYFVSNTVSSPQWRSHFSPTQKVTIFETGETFCEQIMATLQAQQQKDIINFSSGFPLTQELANFQRIAKRAIANSTDTLFRYDLPQGQLVLRQQIAQMLLNQGLEVSPEEIIVTNGSEQGLSLAMRYYLQHEDWVIVETPTYHGALGILANLGVKVIGISMTAEGMNLELLEQYLCSHRPKLIYTISTLHNPTGITTSQTHRQKLLALAQQYECPILEDNAYEALNFESEPVAAPIKALDRSDIVTYISTFSKTLMPGLRVGYTVVTGKHYQPILEQKILQDLHSSTVSQAIVSEFLAGGHYRRYLNRLRTNHLQSRNAMLQALERYFPAQASWTIPQGGLFLWVHLPEGISAQAICREALSRKILVASGTAFFPNHQGYPALRLNFSNSLADIDRGVAVLGELVQKYLAAVVPQPSRAISDRPLEIASNVRVPNLGMLTKNSVQGY; encoded by the coding sequence ATGAAAATTATTTTAAATCGCCACTCTCCCCAACCACTTTATCTACAAATTCGCGACTATTTGAGTCGTTTGATTCAATCTGGTAAACTCGCTTCTGGGGAAAAATTGCCTTCAATTCGGAATTTAGCAGCAAGTATTGGTGTGAATAAATTAACAATTGTTGAGGCTTATGGTGTATTAGAAGCTGACGGTTTAATTCAATCTCGTCCAGGTGCGGGATATTTTGTCAGCAATACTGTATCCTCACCACAATGGCGATCGCATTTTTCTCCAACTCAAAAAGTGACGATTTTTGAAACGGGAGAAACTTTTTGCGAGCAAATTATGGCTACTTTGCAAGCTCAACAACAAAAAGACATTATTAATTTTAGTTCTGGATTTCCTCTAACACAAGAATTGGCTAATTTTCAACGCATTGCCAAACGAGCGATCGCCAATTCTACCGATACTCTATTCCGCTACGATTTACCACAAGGACAACTTGTTTTGCGCCAACAAATAGCCCAGATGCTATTAAACCAAGGTCTAGAAGTTTCTCCTGAAGAAATTATCGTGACCAATGGTTCGGAACAAGGCTTATCGCTGGCAATGCGTTACTATCTTCAGCATGAAGATTGGGTAATTGTTGAAACACCTACCTATCACGGAGCTTTGGGAATACTCGCAAATTTGGGCGTTAAAGTTATTGGTATTTCCATGACAGCAGAAGGTATGAATTTGGAGTTGTTAGAACAATATCTTTGCAGTCATCGCCCTAAATTAATTTATACAATTAGTACTTTACACAATCCGACTGGGATTACGACTTCCCAAACTCATCGCCAAAAATTGTTAGCCCTGGCTCAACAATACGAATGTCCCATTTTGGAAGATAATGCTTATGAAGCCCTAAATTTTGAATCTGAGCCTGTTGCAGCTCCAATTAAAGCTTTAGATCGCAGCGATATTGTCACCTATATCAGTACGTTTTCTAAAACTTTAATGCCTGGTTTGCGAGTCGGTTATACAGTTGTGACGGGCAAGCATTATCAACCAATTTTAGAACAGAAAATTCTGCAAGATTTGCACTCATCTACAGTTTCGCAAGCAATTGTCAGCGAGTTTTTGGCTGGCGGACATTATCGTCGCTATCTCAACCGCTTGCGGACAAACCATCTTCAAAGTCGTAACGCCATGCTTCAGGCTTTAGAGCGTTATTTTCCTGCCCAAGCCAGTTGGACTATTCCCCAGGGAGGGCTATTTCTTTGGGTACATTTGCCAGAAGGTATATCCGCACAAGCGATTTGTCGAGAAGCATTATCTCGTAAGATTCTCGTCGCCTCTGGAACGGCATTTTTTCCCAATCACCAAGGTTATCCAGCCCTGCGCTTAAATTTTTCTAATTCCCTTGCAGACATCGATCGCGGGGTTGCTGTGTTGGGTGAGCTAGTACAAAAATATTTAGCAGCAGTCGTGCCTCAACCTAGCCGTGCGATTAGCGATCGCCCTCTGGAAATAGCGAGCAACGTGCGCGTTCCCAATCTGGGAATGTTGACAAAAAATTCGGTGCAAGGGTATTGA
- a CDS encoding PAP/fibrillin family protein — protein sequence MLGKETLLEKIAGKNRGLLSTEVDKQAVLAAIAQLEDRNPTPRPVEAGELLNGDWRLLYTTSKGLLNIDQFPLLKLGQIYQCVRVQTQSIYNIAEVYGLPFLEGVISVVAKFTPVSERRIEVKFERSIIGLQRLFSYQSPASFIQEIEAGKKFTALDTKINSNRQQGWVDITYLDSDLRIGRGNEGSIFVLTKV from the coding sequence ATGTTAGGAAAAGAAACACTTTTGGAAAAGATTGCTGGTAAGAATCGCGGGTTGTTATCAACAGAGGTAGATAAACAAGCCGTCCTCGCCGCGATCGCTCAGTTAGAAGACCGTAATCCTACACCTCGTCCGGTAGAAGCTGGCGAACTCTTGAATGGAGACTGGCGCTTGCTCTATACGACAAGTAAGGGATTGTTAAATATCGACCAATTCCCATTACTCAAACTCGGTCAAATTTATCAATGCGTTCGCGTTCAAACTCAAAGTATTTACAATATTGCCGAAGTTTACGGCTTGCCTTTTCTTGAAGGAGTAATTAGCGTTGTCGCTAAATTTACTCCTGTCTCCGAACGCCGAATTGAAGTTAAATTCGAGCGATCGATTATTGGTTTACAACGCTTGTTTAGCTATCAGTCGCCTGCTAGTTTTATTCAAGAAATAGAAGCAGGAAAAAAATTTACGGCTTTGGATACTAAGATTAACAGTAACAGACAACAAGGCTGGGTAGATATTACCTACCTGGATAGCGATTTACGCATCGGACGGGGTAATGAGGGGAGTATCTTCGTATTGACTAAAGTTTAG